Within the Candidatus Neomarinimicrobiota bacterium genome, the region CCGCGGATGTTTTCTTCAAACTTGATCCATAATTCACCGTCAGAGAATGTCTTAATCGTCAGTTTACCCAATTCTTTTCCTAAGGATTTTGCAATCCCTTGGGCCAAAATAGGGTTACTGCGACCCGTAAATATTTTTAAATGTTCGTCCATAATTATTTTTTGAGAAACATCATTCTCTATTTAGAGAAATTGTTTCACAATTTCTGCTGGGGCGCCCTCCTTCATCCACCAGTTGGTGGATTCCGGCGGACAGGCAGGGACTTCAATTGTTAAAGTAACTGCCGTTCCAAAAAAAATTGCTGGGGCGCAGGGAGTCGAACCCCGACTGCCTGGACCAAAACCAGGTGTCCTACCATTAGACGACGCCCCAATACTTAATTGTATTGAGAATTAATAGGTGTGATTCGAAAATGTGAGAGTTAAGTGGGATTAGCCAGAATGGTCTGATGCGAGGGGCGAAAGAATAACTCAGCTTCCTTGGCAGAAGCGTCTTCGTTAAAAATCCCATACACAGTCGAGCCACTGCCCGACAGACTGGCAAACCGGGCGCCCAACTCAAGCAACTTTTGCTTAATGGCGCCAATCTTCGGATATGCTGGAATCACGATCCGTTCAAAATCATTCTCAAAGATCTCAAGTGAGGCATAATCCCCACCGATAAAGCCCGCAAAGTTAGGCAAATTATTTTCCGGATTCAATTTATTTTTTAATTTTGAATATGCCCATGGCGT harbors:
- the ispE gene encoding 4-(cytidine 5'-diphospho)-2-C-methyl-D-erythritol kinase, yielding GVSIHIQKNVPVGSGLGGGSANGAAVLKGINNIYNLGLSNDKLEKIGAAIGADVPFFIRGKTQLGEGIGDKLTSLADHIEGTYLLVIPDVSISTPWAYSKLKNKLNPENNLPNFAGFIGGDYASLEIFENDFERIVIPAYPKIGAIKQKLLELGARFASLSGSGSTVYGIFNEDASAKEAELFFRPSHQTILANPT